A window of Candidatus Binatia bacterium genomic DNA:
TCGTCAAGTATCCGGACCTGCGCGTCGTGCTCACGGTGATGAAGGCGGGCTCGCGCATCGAGCGCAACCGTGACGAGACCGAGGGCCGGGTCGCGATCCACGTCCTGTCCGGACGCGTGCGGCTCGTGGTCGCGGGCGAGAGGATCGACGTCGGGCCGGGCGGGCTGCTCGCGCTCGACCACAAGACGCCGCACGACATCGAGGCGCTCGAGGAGAGCTCGTTCCTGATCTGGATCTCGTGGCTCGAGGGCCGCGAGCAAACCTGAGCTGACCCGAGCGAGCCCGTCGCTCAGCGCGCCCTGCGTCGCAGCGCGGGGCGCGCGCGGAACTCCTGGCGCACCTCGTCGTCGGTGCAGTGCTCGACGTAGCGACCGCGCGCGTACTCGCCGATCACGCGCCGCCAGAAGCGGATCGCGCGCTCGTTGCGCGGCAGCTCGCTGACCTCCCACACGCCGGGCAGGAGGTCGAACACGGCGTGCGCGGCGCGCGTGCCGATGCCCGAGCGTCGCTCGCGCGCGAGCACGAAGAACTCCGCCATCCGGTAGTCGCAGCCCGGCGCGACGTGCGGTGACGGCGCGCGGTTGACGAGCGCGAAGCCGACGCGCCGCCCGTCGACGACGATCAGCAGTGGCAAATCGTCTTCCTCGTCGAGCCACGACGGCAGGTGATCCGGTCGCCACGTCCCGTCCTCGTCGAGCTGGTAGTAGCCGTCGTCGAACGGCGACAGGTCGTGCAGGTAGAGCGGGTAGACGTTCTCGAGCCAGGTCCGATCGGTGACGCTGCGGCGAGCGTCGCGAAGCACGAGGCGCATGGGCACGCGCCACCATCCGCGGAAGCGAGCCGTCGACGCAAGCGCGCGGGGGTTGCGTCGCGGGGCGCGCGAATGAGAGGACGGCGGCATGACGTCCAACGCTCGTCCGCGGCGCAAGTTCTGGGGCTGGGGCTACGAAGGGCAGGGGCCCAGCGCCGAGCAGCAAGAGAAGATCGCGCAGCTCCTCGCGGCGCGCTTCTCGATCGAGGCGCCGACGGTCACGCCGCCGCCGTGCGTCGAGGAGCTCGCGCTGCGCGCGCCGCGCATCTCGCCACCGGCGAGCCTCGAAGCGATCTGCTCGACCGATCCCGAGGACCGCGCCGGACACAGCTACGGCAAGTCCTTCCGCGACGTCGTGCGCGCGCTCGCGCGCGAGTACCCGAATCCGCCGGACGTGATCGCACGTCCGCGCAGCGAGCAGGAGCTCGTCGCGGTGCTAGACTGGTGCGATTCCGTGGGCGCGGCGGCGATCCCGTACGGCGGCGGCTCGAGCGTCGTCGGCGGCGTCGAGCCGCCGGCGGAAGGCGTCAAGCAAGCGGCGGTGACGATCGACCTGGGCGCGCTCGACCGCGTGCTCGAGATCGACCGCACCTCGCGCGCCGCGCGCATCCAGGCCGGCGTGCTCGGCCCCGCGCTCGAGGACCAGCTCCGCCCGCACGGCTTGACGCTGCGCCACTTCCCGCAGTCCTTCGAGGTGAGCTCGCTCGGCGGCTGGATCGCGACGCGCTCGGGCGGGCACTTCGCGACGCTCTACACGCACATCGACGACTTCGTCGAAGCGCTGCGCGTCGTG
This region includes:
- a CDS encoding cupin domain-containing protein: MATQSAGESARAAESGQASVRSLPGLAEKIMFRDLAADEAQLRQEDEWQRMGRNAMTLVKYPDLRVVLTVMKAGSRIERNRDETEGRVAIHVLSGRVRLVVAGERIDVGPGGLLALDHKTPHDIEALEESSFLIWISWLEGREQT
- a CDS encoding GNAT family N-acetyltransferase; translation: MRLVLRDARRSVTDRTWLENVYPLYLHDLSPFDDGYYQLDEDGTWRPDHLPSWLDEEDDLPLLIVVDGRRVGFALVNRAPSPHVAPGCDYRMAEFFVLARERRSGIGTRAAHAVFDLLPGVWEVSELPRNERAIRFWRRVIGEYARGRYVEHCTDDEVRQEFRARPALRRRAR